One Glycine max cultivar Williams 82 chromosome 3, Glycine_max_v4.0, whole genome shotgun sequence DNA window includes the following coding sequences:
- the LOC100791800 gene encoding protein NODULATION SIGNALING PATHWAY 2: MMHPEILESSSWSSIYEVNSSTIGHQFEHYGFEVDAHVGVSVFNSLFNTPENTSSETSINTLPSIMFTNEYDHFLHYQIEKDTLQLPTLMDVYGLSMDCDDFDPILRDHQESEGDWSPTPSLDSDLSSNQKALTLPQQGMEIENQVSLPHMLEALGEAIYQGKKALKEVILRCMRQKVSPLYEPLERVAFYLCQDMETRQDDFYLKQEASKNFEAAFKAFYQGLPHGKVAHFVANLAILEALPHDSEVIHIVDFDMGEGSQWPPLIESIATLRKTLKLTAIKRGEEGSEVVSSPWKFEEIKRVLHEHARSRDLKLMVEEKEMEEVVSELKKINKSVGSGKRDFYAFNCMVGLPHMGRGSSRRHATEFLNLIKSCGSRGIVTFGDARVCEKLENDLEFVSFFERHLLHYKALLESIESHFPNHFTDARSAMECLFVAPNISSLAWLQKWEEIKEESESYFQADIGLEGLRLSNAILMEVGEMLSGSEQGSYQARIEGQNDNQLTLEWKGTPLVRVSTWRKIKGQ; this comes from the coding sequence ATGATGCACCCTGAAATTCTCGAATCCTCATCATGGTCTTCAATCTACGAAGTCAATAGCTCAACTATTGGTCATCAATTTGAGCACTATGGCTTTGAAGTTGATGCCCATGTGGGTGTTTCAGTATTCAATTCCTTGTTCAACACTCCAGAGAACACTTCCTCGGAAACTTCCATAAACACTTTACCTTCAATCATGTTCACAAATGAATATGATCATTTTTTACACTACCAAATTGAAAAAGACACCCTTCAACTCCCAACATTGATGGACGTCTATGGTTTGTCTATGGATTGTGATGATTTTGATCCCATCTTAAGGGATCATCAAGAAAGTGAAGGAGATTGGAGTCCTACCCCATCTTTGGACTCAGATTTATCATCAAATCAAAAAGCACTTACCTTGCCTCAACAAGGCATGGAAATTGAAAACCAAGTGAGTCTTCCACACATGTTGGAGGCCCTTGGAGAAGCCATATATCAAGGGAAGAAAGCACTAAAAGAAGTGATCTTGAGATGCATGAGGCAGAAAGTTAGTCCACTTTATGAACCTCTTGAGCGTGTTGCTTTCTATTTGTGCCAAGACATGGAAACAAGACAAGatgatttttatctcaaacaaGAGGCTTCCAAGAACTTTGAGGCAGCGTTTAAGGCCTTCTACCAAGGCCTCCCACATGGAAAAGTTGCTCACTTTGTGGCTAATTTGGCAATTCTTGAGGCCTTGCCCCATGATTCTGAAGTCATACACATAGTGGATTTTGACATGGGAGAAGGGTCTCAATGGCCTCCATTGATTGAGTCCATTGCAACCCTTCGCAAAACATTGAAGTTGACAGCAATCAAACGGGGAGAGGAAGGTTCCGAGGTTGTTTCCTCTCCATGGAAATTTGAGGAAATTAAAAGGGTGCTTCATGAGCATGCTAGATCTCGTGATTTGAAGTTGATGGTGGAGGAGAAGGAAATGGAGGAAGTGGTTAGTGAGCTtaagaaaattaacaaaagtGTTGGAAGTGGAAAGAGAGATTTTTATGCCTTCAATTGCATGGTGGGTCTTCCTCACATGGGGAGAGGGAGTAGTAGAAGGCATGCCACGGAGTTTCTAAATTTGATCAAGAGTTGTGGAAGCAGGGGAATTGTCACTTTTGGAGATGCAAGAGTTTGTGAGAAGTTGGAAAATGACTTGGAATTCGTGTCATTCTTTGAGAGGCATTTGTTGCATTACAAGGCCTTGTTGGAGTCAATTGAATCACATTTCCCAAACCATTTCACAGATGCAAGAAGTGCCATGGAGTGCCTATTTGTGGCACCAAATATCTCTTCCCTTGCTTGGTTGCAAAAGTGGGAAGAGATCAAAGAGGAGTCGGAGTCCTATTTTCAGGCAGATATTGGCTTAGAGGGTTTGAGATTGAGCAATGCAATTTTAATGGAAGTCGGAGAGATGTTGAGTGGAAGTGAACAAGGTTCATATCAAGCCAGGATTGAAGGACAGAATGACAATCAATTGACTTTGGAATGGAAAGGAACCCCTCTAGTAAGAGTTTCAACTTGGAGAAAGATCAAAGGCCAATGA